Genomic DNA from Filimonas effusa:
GTTTACCAGCTTACACTTATTGCAAAAGGATATGGCAACTGTACCGATACGGCACGTAAAACAGTAACGGTGCTTGGACCCAGCGGCACCATCCAGTATGCACCGCTTTTCTCCTGTACGCCGGCACCGGTTGCCTTGAGGGCCGCTACCCGTAATACACAATCCATCATATGGGATTTTACAGACGGTACCATTCTGCCAACGCAGGATTCACTGGTAACACATACTTATGCCAGTTATGGCAAGTACACGCCACGCCTGATACTTACCGATTCATTTAATTGCAGGGTAAGTGTTACGGGAAAGGATACCCTTGTTGTAGCGGATGTAGCGGCAAGTATGAGCACCCAATTACAATCGGGATGCGACTCTTCTAAAATGGCTTTTGCCGATGCCTCACAGGCTTATAACGACCGTATTAAAAGCTACCAATGGTCTTTCGGCGATAACAGTTCAACGGCCTCTACAGCCAACACCACCCATGTTTACCGCAACAATGGCACCTACACGGTATCTCTTACGGTAAATACGGAGAAAGGCTGCAGCAAAACCGTTACACAATCACTTCCTATACGTGTATACAGTAGCCCTGTAGTTAGACTGCAGGCTCCTGATTCTACGTGCTTTAACAATGCAGTACGTTTTGAAGCGTCCGATATCAAAGCCGATCCGGCGGTTACAGAATGGTATTGGCAATATGGTAATGGCCAGTCGTCACGCGTCCAGAACAATACCTACAATTACCCGGAGCCTGGCATTTACCCGGTAGAAGTTGTTGGCCGCAATGCCCGGGGATGTGCCGATACGATAAAACATACTATTACTGTTCTTGCGTTGCCCAGCGTAGATGCGGGTTTAGATACCTCTATCTGTTTGAATGTGCCGCTGAGGCTAAGAGCCGGCGGGGCGGATCAATACACCTGGCAGGCGCATCCCACGCTTAGCTGTACCAGCTGTGCCAACCCGGTAGCTACCCCTGCTGCAGGCACCAGGTATCATGTAACGGGGCGGACCAACTTTGGCTGTGTGAATTACGACTCGCTGTTTGTAGACGTAAAGCTGCCGCCCAATCTCAAGGGATACAGGAATGACAGTCTTTGTACCGGCGAATCGGTTCAGTTTAATGTAAGCGGGGCAGAAACCTATCGCTGGGAGCCTGCAACGGGTCTTAGCAATGCTACCCTGCCCAACCCGGTAGCTTCACCTTCGGCCACTACCACGTATGTGCTGACAGGTGCAGATACCAAAAACTGTTTTTCACAGAAAGTGAATGTAACCGTTGCTGTATTCCCCATCCCGGTATTCCATATACTCGGTGATAGTGTACGCAACCTTAACATTGGTTATAGCGATACCTTACGTACCAGCAGTTCCGATGATATCAACAGATGGGTATGGACGCCTGGTAACTGGCTGAGCTGTACCAATTGTCCTGAACCCATCATCAGCGCCAAGAGAGATATCGTTTATACTGCACGCGTTTACAATGCCGGCGGCTGTACCAGCAGCGACCAGGTAACGGTGCATGTATTGTGCAATGGCGCCAACATTTTCATGCCTAACACCTTTTCACCCAATAATGACGGGATGAACGACCAGTTTTATCCAAGAGGTCGTGGTCTCATCAGCATTAAATCGCTTCGCATCTTTAACCGTTGGGGTCAGCCTGTATTTGAGAAGCTGAACTTCAATGCCAATTCGGCACAGGATGGTTGGGATGGCAATTTCGGCGGCAAACCGGCATCAGCCGATGTGTACGTATATATCATGGAAGTGGTATGCGAGAACAATACCATCGTAAGCTATAAAGGCAACATCGCGCTGCTGCGATAATTATAAAAGACAAAGTGTGTTAGAATGAAAAAGACAATATCCCTGTTTATCCTGTTACTGCCAGCCGGCATCACCTATATACGGGCCCAGGATCCGCATTTCAGCCAGTTCTTCGAGGCGCCGCTCCTGAGAAACCCTTCCCTGGCGGGGATCTTTGATGGCGATGTACGTATACAAGGCGTATACCGTACGCAATGGGGCTCTGTTACTGTGCCTTACCAAACGGGTTCACTGGCAGCAGAGGTAAAAAAGCCTATCGGCAGTAATAACGACTTTATTACTATGGGCATGCAGTTGTTGTATGACCGGGCCGGTACCGTAAACCTCGCCACCACTTATGTGATGCCTGCGGTGAACTATCATAAAGCGCTACGGGATGATAAGACCAAGTATTTGTCGCTTGGCATCATGGGTGGTCTTGTGCAGCGCAGTTTCGACCGTTCGAAAGTAACTACCAATAACCAGTATGATGGCTTTGGTTACAATCCTTCGCTTTCCGATGGGGAGCTGTTCGCCAACAACCGTTATAGCTATGCAGACGGCAGTATAGGCCTTTCTTTCAACTCTTCTATTGCGGAAAGAGTGCAGGACAATTATTATTTAGGGATCGCTTATCATCATCTTAACAGGCCAAAGAATTCTTTCTATAAAAATCCGGAGGTTGAGCTGAATGCCAAATGGGAGTTATCGGGAGGTGTAAAGTTAACGGCGGGAGAAACTTCTTTCGTCACTGTTTATGCCAACTATACCAGGCAAGGTTCTTACAACGAAACCCTTGTGGGTGCGTTGTATGGCTATAAAATAGGTGATGACCCGGAAGAGCCGCAATATACTGTTCAGTTTGGTGCAGTGATACGCGCGAAGGACGCCATCATACCTGTTGTAAAACTCGATTACAAACCTTTCTCTCTGGTGTGCAGTTACGATGCCAATTTATCGCGTCTTAAGACGAGTGGCACTGTTGCGAATGCTTTTGAAATATCACTTTCTTATGCTGCATTCTCCGACCGTTATAACAGCAGCAAGAATGCTGTTGCCTGTCCGAGGTTTTAGAAAAAATTGAATAGTCCCGGGATCAGATCATCTGCGCTCCTTTAGTTACTGGCTGTTCTTATTCCATTTCGTCTGCCATCTTTTAACTTCTGTCTATTGTTATCTGATCTGGCCTTTGCCGGTGATGATCCATTTTTCCGTTACGAGCTTTTCGAGGGCGAAGGGGCCGCGGGCGTGTAGTTTCTGTGTTGAGATGCCTATTTCGGCGCCGAGTCCGAATTCTTCGCCATCGGTGAAGCGTGTGGAGGCATTGGAGTAAACTGCAGCAGCATCTACTTCCTGCTGGAAGCGGCGGCATTTTTGTTTATTTTTTGATACAATTGCTTCGGAATGTTTTGTTGAATGCAGGCGGATGTGTTCCAGTGCGTCATCCAGATCCTTTACCACTTTAACTGCACATTTCAGGCTTTGGAACTCCCTGTCGAAATCTGCTGCCGTTGCTTTCTGCAAATGAGGATATCCTTTCAGCAGTTTATGAGCCGCAGGATCGGCCAATAATTCTACGCCAAACTTCTCCATCTGCGGCTGTATGGCTGTAAGAAAAGCAGGGGCTATAGCTGCGTCAACGAGCACCGTATCCATTGCATTACATACAGAGGGGCGGGATACTTTTGCATTGACCACGATATCGACCGCCTTGTTCAGGTCGGCTTCTTTTTCAACATATACATGACATACACCGGCGCCTGTTTCTATGACGGGTACCTGGCTGTTTTCACGTACAAACTGGATAAGAGAAGCGGAGCCCCTGGGGATGAGCACATCTACATATTTTGTAGCGGCGAACAACTGTGCTACCGTTTCGCGTTCGGGTGGCAGCAGGGTGACACAATTGGCGTCGATGCCATGTTGTTTCAGGGCTTTATGGATGAGTTTGAGGGCTGCGATGTTGGTATCGGCTGCCTCGCTGCTGCCTTTGAGCACGCAGGCATTCCTGCTGCGGATGCATAGGGCGGCTATATCGAAAGTTACGTTGGGGCGTGATTCATAAACAGCGCCTACAACGCCCAGGGGCACTGCTATTTTTTCGAGCAGCAGGCCATTGGGCAACTTACGTTTATCGAGCGTTTTACCGGAGGGGTCGGCCAGGCGGATCACTTTACGGATACTTCCGGCAATTGCTTTTATCCGTTTTTCGTTTAAAAGCAGACGGTCGTTACGCGGATTGCCGGGATCCTGCCTGCCCAGGTCTTTTTGATTGGCCTGTATCAGTGCGGCGGTTTCCTGCTCCAGTAAAGCTGCCAGCGTACGCAGGCAGGCTTTTATCTGCTGTTCGCCGGCGGCGCGTAAAGCGATGCCTGCTTTAGCGGTTTTGACAAGTAAGGGTTCTATTGTTTTCATGGGGTCTTTTTTTAGAAAATAACGATATCATCGGCATGCGCTGCTACGACATTTTTACGGGAAACGCTATCGATGATGGCCTGAGTATCGAGTTTAACCTTTGCGACGCCGATGATGGTTTCTTCATCATCCATCAGTTGCACCACTTCGCCTGCGCCGAATTTACCCTGGATAGAGGTAATGCCTACGGTTAGCAGGCTGCGGCGCTGGTGTAAAGCTTTGGCGGCTCCTTTATCGACAAATATACTTCCGAGGGTGATAGAACCGCTGGCGAGCCATTTCTGGCGTGCCTTGAGGTTGGAGGACTGCGCTTTAAACGTGGTGCCGTTGGTTCCGTTCAGGGCTGCCATAAAGGGTGCTTTACCGCCAAGGCCGCAAATGATGACCTGGATGCCCAGCGAAGCGGCCAGGCGGGTAAAAGTAAGCTTTGAGGTCATGCCCCCCAGTCCGAGGCTGCTTTTATCGGTTTTAACGTAGCCGAGGATGGTATTATCGATTTTCGCCACATGCGGGATGATCTGCTTGTCGTTGTCCATAAATCCGCCTGCGGAGGTGCAGATGATCATGGTTTCGGCGTCGAAGCCTATGGCGATGAGCGTAGCCAGTTCGTCGTTATCGGAGAATTTGAGTTCAATATTGCTGACGAGGTCGTTTTCATTCACGATGGGCAGGATACCGTTTTGCCAGAAGGCGGCGAAGGTTTCTTTCAGCTGAACGAAGGAGCGTCTGCGGGAGAAGTGATGGCGTTCGCAGAGGGCCTGTGCTACCGGGATGCCATATTTATTAAAATATTTCTGGTATAACAGGATCAGGATGGGGTTACCAACTGCGGCGGCGGCCTTACGCTCGGTGATGGAGCCTTTGTAATGGCGGATATATGATTTCCCGGAGCCTACGGCGCCACTGGAAACCAAAACGATGCGGTAGGTTTCGGACAGTGCGGCAATGCCTGCGGCTACTTTTTGTACAATGGAACGACTGATGACACCGTCATTTCCAGAAATGACAGCTGTGCCCAACTTAACTACTAAGACTGGTTTTTCCATGCTACAAAAATAGAGCGCAGATTTTGTTATTCGGCAGAAAACTCAGCCCCCCTTATTTCAGGCGTAATCACTTATATTTGTTTTTTAAACCCTGACAGCACTAGAAAGCGCCCTCATCCAGGTTTTCTATTTGTACGTATATGAATAGAAAAATTGGCTTCAGGCATGGCTGTCCATGACATTCAATGCCTATGCCCGACATAACCATGAAGTATTCAATTAACCTGAGTTTTGGCGAAGTAAAGCTTCCGCCATTCCAGGAGATATTTGTGTTAGGGAAGAACGCGCCGCAGGGTAAAATAGGACTTACTAAATCACTTGAGTTGTTGGCCCCCAACGCCTTCCAGCTGATTGAAGTTGAGGAGGAGACCATAGAAGCCATTTTCATAGAAAGACGAATCCTCCGTAAATTACCGGCAGAAAAAATTGTAGCGATATTACAGGAAAAAGTGTTCCCTTTTGTTGCCGAAGGGGAATTGATCAGGGTCGATTTCAAAGTGAAGATATCCTACAATAATTTTGAAATTGAAGTGGGAGATGTATGACAATAAGCCGTTTCATTAAAAACGATTTTCAGGTAGTTGATGCTTACGAAGGCATATCCAGTATCCGGCACAGCCTGTCCGATAACAATGCGCTTGTTGTTATGGATCAGAACAAACCTGTTGGTATGCTTACTGCTAACGATGTGTTGAGGAAACCTCATAATCTTGTTATAGACTGCATGATGCCAAAGCCGGGTGTATCGCCGGTACAATCTGTCCGGGAAGCGCTTAGCCTGATGCGGCAAACCCATACTGACGCTTTACCGGTTTATGACGACAGCAATACCCTTATGGGGGTTATTTACAAGAATGATATCGTTGATTATCTCTGCCAGGCGGTAGAGAAGCAGCAGTCGATGGTGCAGCTGATGGTACACGATCTTAAAAGTCCGCTGGCGAATATCATCAGTATCAACGAGCTATTACAGCACGAGGTTCATAAGGAAGAGGACAGGAAACTGCTGGACTACTCGAAGCAGTCGTGCGAAATTGCCACGGATATCATCAATGACCTGCTGGTTTCGGAGCTTGTGGAGCATGATTCGCCCACTTTTACCATTACGGAGCTTGGTCATTTCCTGAAAGCCTGTCTTTTATCGGTCAATGGACTGATATCGAAAAAGCAGATCGTTATCGATAATGTACCGCCTCCGCAGAAGTATTATTTCCGGGCAGACCGGGGAAAGCTTCAGCGGGCACTTCATAATGTGCTTTACAATGCCATCAAGTTCACTCCTGTTGGCGGCACCATCCATATATCGAGCACGACAGAAAAGGACAGGTTCACGATCATGGTAAAGGACAATGGCATTGGCATACCAGAGAGCGATCAACCGTATATTTTCAACAAATTCACCCGTGCCAAGAGGACCGGTACGAACGGCGAAAGTTCCACCGGGCTTGGGATGTATATTACCAAACAAATAGTGGAGCAGCACAATGGGGAGATCTGGTTCAAGAGCAAGGAGGGGGAAGGCACTTCGTTTTTCATCCGTTTCAACATGCTCTCTTCCGGGAACCATGAGAAATTGGTACTTTTAGAAAATGAACCGCATTGACCGGCTTTTTGCCATTCTCATTACTTTACAATCGAAAAAGTATGTTACTGCCGACGCTATCGCGGCGCAGTTTGGCATGAGTGTAAGGACAGTTTACCGCGATATTAAAGCGCTTACAGAAACGGGTGTACCCATTAGTTTTGAGAACCAGCGGGGTTATTTTATAGTGCAGGGTTATTTTCTGCCGCCTGTTTCATTCACCAACGAAGAGGCTAACGCCCTGCTGCTGATGGAGGCGATCACCAGCCGGTTTGCGGACAAATCGATACAACAGCATTATACAACGGCGCTCAATAAAGTAAAAGCGGTATTACGGGGCACTCAGAAAGAGAGGCTGGAGCAATTAGGTGCGCAGATCACGAGTTTCTCTCCGTGTGGCGCCACGAACGATTTTGCCTGGTTATCGGATCTTCAGCGGGCCATAGGTGCGCGGTTTGTTGTTAAAATACATTACCAGAATGTTGCGGGGGAGATAAGCGAGAGGGAAATAGAGCCTATTGGTCTTATTTTTTATGCGCTCAACTGGCATATCATCGCCTGGTGTCATTTAAGGCAGGAGTACCGCGATTTCCGGGCATCCCGCATTCTGCGTTTATGGGTTACCGGCGATGCGTTCCGTAAACAGGATCATATGAGCATGACTACCTATACTGCAAGGATGGATGAGGAGTATGCCAGTTACACCACTGCCGTCAAAGAATCGTAGGCTGCGCCGTTTATTATTAATTCATCTTTAATCCTGCTTCAGGTTCCTTTATAAACCGGACCTCAATGTGTTTTCGTATGTAAAAACATGCGTTTAAGGCGCATTGGCGTTCGAAAAAGATTTATTTTGTAGTTAGTCTCATACCGTCCTCTATGATCAAACTTATTGTACTCAATACCTGCCAGGTACGTCCGCTTAGTATGGCTGCCATCCTGGATGTGTTCAACTCTGTTAACCAGCAGTACCAGCACAAGGGGCTTCCTCCATTCTTTCATATAGAAGTGGCTGGGGCGGGCGATCTGCCTTTGGTGCCTAAAGCCGATCTGGTATTCATTCCGGCTTTTCTTTCCGGCGACTTAGGCGCAGCGGTTAGCGAAAACCGGGAATTTATCAGTTGGATAGTGGCGCAATATCAACTGGGTGTTCCTATTGCGAGTTTTTGCACG
This window encodes:
- a CDS encoding PorP/SprF family type IX secretion system membrane protein; this translates as MKKTISLFILLLPAGITYIRAQDPHFSQFFEAPLLRNPSLAGIFDGDVRIQGVYRTQWGSVTVPYQTGSLAAEVKKPIGSNNDFITMGMQLLYDRAGTVNLATTYVMPAVNYHKALRDDKTKYLSLGIMGGLVQRSFDRSKVTTNNQYDGFGYNPSLSDGELFANNRYSYADGSIGLSFNSSIAERVQDNYYLGIAYHHLNRPKNSFYKNPEVELNAKWELSGGVKLTAGETSFVTVYANYTRQGSYNETLVGALYGYKIGDDPEEPQYTVQFGAVIRAKDAIIPVVKLDYKPFSLVCSYDANLSRLKTSGTVANAFEISLSYAAFSDRYNSSKNAVACPRF
- a CDS encoding glutamate-5-semialdehyde dehydrogenase, coding for MKTIEPLLVKTAKAGIALRAAGEQQIKACLRTLAALLEQETAALIQANQKDLGRQDPGNPRNDRLLLNEKRIKAIAGSIRKVIRLADPSGKTLDKRKLPNGLLLEKIAVPLGVVGAVYESRPNVTFDIAALCIRSRNACVLKGSSEAADTNIAALKLIHKALKQHGIDANCVTLLPPERETVAQLFAATKYVDVLIPRGSASLIQFVRENSQVPVIETGAGVCHVYVEKEADLNKAVDIVVNAKVSRPSVCNAMDTVLVDAAIAPAFLTAIQPQMEKFGVELLADPAAHKLLKGYPHLQKATAADFDREFQSLKCAVKVVKDLDDALEHIRLHSTKHSEAIVSKNKQKCRRFQQEVDAAAVYSNASTRFTDGEEFGLGAEIGISTQKLHARGPFALEKLVTEKWIITGKGQIR
- the proB gene encoding glutamate 5-kinase; the protein is MEKPVLVVKLGTAVISGNDGVISRSIVQKVAAGIAALSETYRIVLVSSGAVGSGKSYIRHYKGSITERKAAAAVGNPILILLYQKYFNKYGIPVAQALCERHHFSRRRSFVQLKETFAAFWQNGILPIVNENDLVSNIELKFSDNDELATLIAIGFDAETMIICTSAGGFMDNDKQIIPHVAKIDNTILGYVKTDKSSLGLGGMTSKLTFTRLAASLGIQVIICGLGGKAPFMAALNGTNGTTFKAQSSNLKARQKWLASGSITLGSIFVDKGAAKALHQRRSLLTVGITSIQGKFGAGEVVQLMDDEETIIGVAKVKLDTQAIIDSVSRKNVVAAHADDIVIF
- a CDS encoding sensor histidine kinase translates to MTISRFIKNDFQVVDAYEGISSIRHSLSDNNALVVMDQNKPVGMLTANDVLRKPHNLVIDCMMPKPGVSPVQSVREALSLMRQTHTDALPVYDDSNTLMGVIYKNDIVDYLCQAVEKQQSMVQLMVHDLKSPLANIISINELLQHEVHKEEDRKLLDYSKQSCEIATDIINDLLVSELVEHDSPTFTITELGHFLKACLLSVNGLISKKQIVIDNVPPPQKYYFRADRGKLQRALHNVLYNAIKFTPVGGTIHISSTTEKDRFTIMVKDNGIGIPESDQPYIFNKFTRAKRTGTNGESSTGLGMYITKQIVEQHNGEIWFKSKEGEGTSFFIRFNMLSSGNHEKLVLLENEPH
- a CDS encoding helix-turn-helix transcriptional regulator: MNRIDRLFAILITLQSKKYVTADAIAAQFGMSVRTVYRDIKALTETGVPISFENQRGYFIVQGYFLPPVSFTNEEANALLLMEAITSRFADKSIQQHYTTALNKVKAVLRGTQKERLEQLGAQITSFSPCGATNDFAWLSDLQRAIGARFVVKIHYQNVAGEISEREIEPIGLIFYALNWHIIAWCHLRQEYRDFRASRILRLWVTGDAFRKQDHMSMTTYTARMDEEYASYTTAVKES